The following are encoded together in the Gorilla gorilla gorilla isolate KB3781 chromosome 14, NHGRI_mGorGor1-v2.1_pri, whole genome shotgun sequence genome:
- the ADPRHL1 gene encoding inactive ADP-ribosyltransferase ARH2 isoform X4, with the protein MSVDAQTLKKKMGKLACDPAAHSILSSLLLYVTGRADRPPGTEAGGSRPSHQPQTQEATQRPTRFQLLQAKFLGTGRERYLKRTREVGRLISKDKQGPGGGLVGATINKLLEKTKEPAPKPCLSEKPRWGHPAGKSTVKNILKIFLAAEEKEAKEKEAREKPPAERPKAARGLLPKIMGKSSVLSKLREKFEQNSCLCSEASALRLHTQERKKRNLQRRRMHRPEVRVLHTATMASTCVKMPPARFLACTAEPLPALSIATVVCGPRSWLSHCTKISHSEARRPPRGEASMPPSARETGPSGNKAVGKGPLEEEPQRQPRPSKPVTPQVMAWRDGHAIPSLASSCAPCTGGVLPGLVPASSPLGPASPWGTGSAGGDGTADPTAESTAGGVQEVRGARLTWSSGPLGKSAGEGPEITMTVCSSEDEREGAGFPDPGRDPLFATQKYFPEQKVPEHIPPLNAPLVQAARRTQPATEPPRITVQIPVVHEMPAPPTRLQNTSSGENKPCIFGGENVVENAHTEFPTVTENRRGHRAPVELSKLSGMQAVLGASSLQGPLAAPRLAAARGAVGANHSVPETLLTQRLQTDPAGGKENKGSFENSHGPRNPDDISGERTSELRDVKHPLPESNEISMQNKGSATNDPAASQNLLRGNTSHASSSQQVPSPTGRNPTGAPTSLAASSKGRTGPEGVTPMGTTVPGALEECRRPPLIESSQPLKAAEEITSRDVRENPLSSLNEPPKPGMKACGAMAAAGSVASRATPAPAPGSTQSPGDRTAGEPETLGQRGSRALSESHPRGEALPRDPHSHGLLAPGGSLEPKSGAAGRSLLRGVALARHPEAARLHISNTSAASRHTAAVGGRKDVAVEGNLLGFSTESGIPASDHPRPQARSAAESPSYGPGLPPSPPENPQAKGREGVRFPRGAEPDHLLPAVPPAEVDMGWVGGTHQRGPPHLQAHLPSTAGDTQAKLRASVPEPRTQAGESQERPLTQVDLGRQQSHQAQEETPQPGDVGKRVAPSGPKVVLNPAKEPQTWWAQDLAGDKGTAIGVGGACQRSDQGQQHLQGPWEERGRSTAWGEGTRAARNPAVPPGDPKGPGSPAAQGQAQGQVQEWARGQVQGHAQEQAQWQTQIEAQGQAQEPAQGGTQGQVQGQAQKWAQGQIQGQAQKQVQGQVQKWAQEEAQGQAQWQTQIKTQKWAQEQTQKGAQERVQGQAQKGAQEWAQEQAQEQTQIEAQGQAQKGAQERAQEQAREQAQKGAQERAREQAQKGAQERAREQAQKGAQERAREQAQKGAQEWAREQDWKQTQIEAQRQTQKGAQERAREQGRERTQIEAQGQAQKGAQERAREQAQKGAQERARDQGWEQTQIEAQRQTQKGAQERAREQAQKGAQEWAREQDWKQTQIEAQRQTQKGAQERAREQGREQTHIEAQGQAQKGAQERAREQAQKGAQERAWDQGWEQTQIEAQRQTQKGAQERAREQAQKGAQERAREQGREQTHIQAQGRAQKGAQERARDQGWEQTQIETQRQTQKGAQERAWEQGREQALTSGMVPRAWEQPISGIAEGVDAADRSRGSRSPAPRDGGRSGGSGLGEPRAGHPPPGSRPLRGKSIATSPLGLGKSPTEPTPEAGGCGTPQAPVQEGPPDHPGAERAPQDRMEASEPEHHGRSRYLAKYKAQSFRDQRAFDLSFRPMSVRASDTSELPK; encoded by the coding sequence ATGTCTGTGGACGCCCAAACCCTGAAGAAGAAGATGGGCAAGCTGGCCTGTGACCCGGCCGCCCACTCCATCCTCAGCAGCCTGCTGCTCTACGTCACGGGCCGCGCAGACCGGCCCCCGGGGACAGAGGCCGGGGGGAGCAGGCCCAGCCACCAGCCCCAGACCCAGGAGGCCACCCAGCGGCCCACGCGCTTCCAGCTCCTGCAGGCCAAGTTCCTGGGCACTGGCCGGGAGCGCTACCTCAAGAGGACCAGGGAGGTGGGCCGGCTGATCTCTAAGGACAAGCAGGGGCCGGGTGGGGGCCTCGTGGGTGCCACCATCAACAAGCTCCTGGAGAAGACCAAGGAGCCGGCCCCAAAGCCCTGCCTCAGCGAGAAGCCCCGCTGGGGCCACCCGGCTGGGAAGAGCACCGTGAAAAACATCCTGAAGATATTCTTGGCCGCCGAGGAGAAGGAGGCGAAGGAGAAAGAAGCACGCGAGAAGCCCCCTGCGGAGCGGCCCAAAGCCGCCAGGGGCCTCTTGCCGAAGATCATGGGCAAGAGCTCGGTGCTGTCCAAGCTGCGGGAGAAGTTCGAGCAGAACAGCTGCCTGTGCTCCGAGGCCAGTGCGCTGAGGCTGCACACACAGGAGCGGAAGAAGAGGAACCTGCAGAGGAGGAGGATGCACCGGCCGGAGGTGCGCGTGCTGCACACGGCCACCATGGCCAGCACCTGCGTCAAGATGCCCCCTGCCCGCTTTCTGGCCTGCACGGCTGAGCCCCTGCCGGCCCTCAGCATCGCCACGGTCGTCTGTGGCCCCAGGAGCTGGCTGTCCCACTGCACCAAAATCAGCCACTCGGAGGCAAGGCGTCCACCCAGAGGAGAAGCCAGCATGCCCCCTAGTGCCAGGGAGACGGGGCCCAGTGGGAACAAAGCAGTGGGAAAGGGGCCCCTGGAGGAGGAGCCCCAAAGACAGCCAAGGCCCTCGAAGCCCGTGACACCCCAGGTGATGGCTTGGAGGGACGGCCACGCTATCCCCTCGCTGGCCTCCTCTTGTGCTCCCTGCACAGGTGGAGTCCTTCCTGGCCTTGTGCCTGCATCATCCCCACTGGGACCGGCCAGCCCTTGGGGCACCGGATCAGCCGGAGGTGATGGGACGGCAGACCCCACCGCAGAGAGCACCGCAGGAggcgtccaggaggtgaggggagcCAGGCTCACGTGGTCTTCTGGGCCCCTAGGCAAGAGTGCAGGGGAGGGCCCTGAAATCACCATGACTGTTTGCAGCTCAGAGGATGAAAGGGAAGGAGCAGGCTTCCCAGACCCAGGGAGAGACCCCCTCTTTGCCACCCAGAAGTATTTCCCAGAACAGAAGGTGCCGGAGCACATCCCACCCCTGAACGCTCCATTGGTCCAGGCTGCTCGGAGAACACAGCCTGCCACGGAGCCTCCACGGATAACTGTCCAAATTCCAGTTGTCCATGAAATGCCAGCCCCTCCCACCAGGCTGCAAAATACGTCAAGTGGTGAAAACAAACCTTGTATTTTTGGAGGAGAGAATGTGGTTGAAAATGCCCACACAGAATTTCCCACCGTGACTGAGAACAGAAGGGGTCACCGAGCCCCAGTGGAACTGAGCAAGCTTTCAGGGATGCAGGCGGTACTCGGCGCCTCTTCGCTGCAGGGGCCACTGGCAGCTCCGCGTCTGGCAGCAGCAAGAGGGGCTGTGGGCGCCAACCACAGTGTCCCAGAGACACTTCTGACACAGAGACTCCAGACAGATCCTGCTGGCgggaaggaaaacaaaggcagCTTTGAGAATTCACATGGTCCCAGGAATCCTGACGATATTTCAGGAGAGAGGACCTCTGAGCTCAGAGATGTGAAGCATCCGTTGCCGGAATCTAATGAAATATCAATGCAGAACAAGGGCTCCGCAACAAATGATCCTGCAGCCTCACAAAACCTTCTGAGGGGAAACACCAGCCATGCCTCCAGCAGCCAGCAAGTGCCGTCCCCGACTGGGAGAAACCCAACAGGAGCCCCCACGTCACTGGCGGCATCATCCAAGGGGCGTACGGGGCCTGAGGGTGTCACCCCGATGGGCACGACTGTGCCCGGTGCGCTGGAGGAATGCAGAAGGCCGCCGCTAATAGAGTCTTCTCAGCCCCTGAAGGCTGCCGAGGAAATCACCAGCCGTGATGTTCGCGAGAACCCACTGTCCTCATTAAATGAACCACCCAAACCAGGTATGAAAGCCTGTGGGGCGATGGCAGCTGCAGGGAGCGTTGCGAGCCGCGCCACGCCTGCACCAGCGCCAGGCAGCACCCAGAGCCCTGGAGACCGCACAGCGGGAGAGCCAGAGACGCTGGGCCAGCGGGGAAGCAGAGCCTTGTCCGAAAGCCACCCCAGAGGAGAGGCTCTCCCTCGAGACCCTCACAGCCACGGCCTCCTGGCCCCTGGGGGATCCTTGGAGCCCAAGAGTGGagcagcagggaggagcctgcTGAGAGGCGTGGCCCTCGCCCGGCACCCAGAGGCGGCCCGATTACACATTTCAAACACATCGGCAGCCAGCAGACATACGGCAGCTGTAGGAGGCAGAAAGGATGTGGCTGTGGAAGGAAATCTTTTGGGTTTCAGCACAGAGTCTGGAATTCCTGCTTCTGATCATCCTAGGCCACAGGCAAGGAGCGCGGCAGAGTCCCCCAGCTATGGCCCTGGCCTCCCGCCGTCGCCTCCTGAGAACCCACAGGCAAAGGGCAGGGAGGGCGTCAGGTTTCCCCGTGGGGCGGAGCCTGACCATCTGCTTCCTGCAGTGCCTCCCGCGGAGGTGGACATGGGGTGGGTAGGTGGCACCCACCAGCGGGGCCCTCCCCATCTACAGGCACACCTGCCCTCTACTGCTGGTGACACACAGGCAAAGCTCCGGGCCAGTGTCCCCGAGCCTAGGACACAGGCAGGTGAATCCCAGGAGCGTCCCCTGACACAGGTGGACCTGGGGAGGCAACAGAGTCACCAGGCACAGGAGGAGACCCCCCAGCCCGGGGATGTGGGGAAGAGGGTGGCGCCGTCGGGCCCGAAGGTTGTGCTGAACCCAGCAAAAGAGCCTCAGACATGGTGGGCACAGGATCTGGCTGGGGACAAAGGGACGGCCATTGGGGTTGGGGGCGCCTGCCAGCGCAGTGACCAAGGTCAGCAGCATCTGCAGGGACCCTGGGAGGAGCGGGGGCGGAGCACGGCGTGGGGAGAGGGCACCAGGGCTGCCAGGAACCCAGCTGTGCCTCCAGGGGACCCCAAGGGGCCGGGAAGCCCGGCAGCCCAAGGACAGGCCCAGGGACAGGTTCAGGAATGGGCCCGGGGACAGGTTCAGGGACACGCTCAAGAACAGGCCCAGTGGCAGACCCAGATAGAGGCCCAGGGGCAGGCACAGGAACCGGCTCAGGGTGGGACCCAGGGACAGGTTCAGGGACAGGCCCAGAAATGGGCTCAAGGGCAGATTCAGGGACAGGCCCAGAAACAGGTTCAAGGACAGGTTCAGAAATGGGCCCAGGAAGAGGCTCAGGGACAGGCCCAGTGGCAGACCCAGATAAAGACCCAGAAATGGGCTCAGGAACAGACCCAGAAAGGGGCTCAGGAACGGGTTCAGGGTcaggcccagaaaggggctcaggAATGGGCCCAGGAACAGGCTCAAGAGCAGACCCAGATAGAGGCTCAGGGTCAGGCCCAGAAGGGGGCTCAGGAACGGGCTCAGGAACAGGCTCGGGAAcaggcccagaaaggggctcaggAACGGGCTCGGGAAcaggcccagaaaggggctcaggAACGGGCTCGGGAAcaggcccagaaaggggctcaggAACGGGCTCGGGAAcaggcccagaaaggggctcaggAATGGGCTCGGGAACAGGATTGGAAGCAGACCCAGATAGAGGCTCAGAGGCAGACCCAGAAAGGGGCTCAGGAACGGGCTCGGGAACAGGGTCGGGAGCGGACCCAGATAGAGGCTCAGGGTcaggcccagaaaggggctcaggAACGAGCTCGGGAAcaggcccagaaaggggctcaggAACGGGCCCGGGATCAGGGCTGGGAGCAGACCCAGATAGAGGCTCAGAGGCAGACCCAGAAAGGGGCTCAGGAACGGGCTCGGGAAcaggcccagaaaggggctcaggAATGGGCTCGGGAACAGGATTGGAAGCAGACCCAGATAGAGGCTCAGAGGCAGACCCAGAAAGGGGCTCAGGAACGGGCTCGGGAACAGGGTCGGGAGCAGACCCACATAGAGGCTCAGGGTcaggcccagaaaggggctcaggAACGAGCTCGGGAAcaggcccagaaaggggctcaggAACGGGCCTGGGATCAGGGCTGGGAGCAGACCCAGATAGAGGCTCAGAGGCAGACCCAGAAAGGGGCTCAGGAACGGGCTCGGGAAcaggcccagaaaggggctcaggAACGGGCTCGGGAACAGGGTCGGGAGCAGACCCACATACAGGCTCAGGGTCgggcccagaaaggggctcaggAACGGGCTCGGGATCAGGGCTGGGAGCAGACCCAGATAGAGACTCAGAGGCAGACCCAGAAAGGGGCTCAGGAACGGGCTTGGGAACAGGGTCGGGAACAGGCCTTGACAAGTGGGATGGTGCCTCGGGCCTGGGAGCAGCCCATTAGTGGCATAGCTGAGGGAGTGGATGCTGCTGACAGGAGTCGGGGGTCCAGAAGCCCAGCCCCCAGGGATGGTGGACGGTCGGGGGGCAGTGGCCTGGGGGAGCCCAGGGCCGGGCACCCACCCCCAGGAAGCCGCCCCCTCAGGGGCAAGAGCATTGCCACCTCTCCCCTGGGGCTGGGAAAGAGCCCAACTGAGCCcacgcctgaggctgggggcTGCGGGACTCCCCAGGCCCCGGTCCAGGAGGGGCCCCCAGACCACCCTGGGGCTGAGAGGGCCCCGCAGGACAGGATGGAGGCATCGGAGCCCGAGCATCACGGGAGGTCCAGGTACCTGGCCAAGTACAAAGCCCAGAGCTTCCGTGACCAGAGGGCCTTCGATTTGTCCTTCAGACCAATGAGCGTCAGGGCCAGCGACACGTCTGAGCTCCCAAAGTGA